The DNA sequence ACCGCAGGCTCTTACCAGACACCCCAGCCTGGGATGCCCACGGCTTGGATGATGCTGATGACCAGCTGGGCCATGAAGGTGAAGAAGAATGCCATGAAGCTGAAGGAGCTATCGGTCCTGCAACAGAGGAGATGGTTCCTGTCACCTGGGCAGAGGGCCAGGGCTTCCCTGCCTTCAAGATCTCCAAGCTCTTGCAAGTTTAAGTGAGTACAGAGGGGACAGAAGACATTCAAAGGCCTTAATTGAGAGGCCAAAATGGGACAGTGTTTACTCATCTTTGCAAGTTTCCATGTGTTAGGCGTGTGTGTGCAACATTACACAGAGAGATCTCATAAATGGACCACTCACTGGTACATGGATGGTTGGCCccactggcacagaaacagatgGGCCCACTGTGGCAGGAATAAACGATCCCATTGTCAAAGGGCTGAACAACCCTACTGGCACCAAGACACCTAGCTCACCACTACATGGATGGATGGACCCATAAGCTCAAAGATGGAAAGTACCGTTGGCACAAGAACAGACACCCTATTGGCACACAGATGGATGGGTCCAATTGGCAAAGATATTTGAGGCCCCATGGCACTGAGGCGGATACTTTATTGACAACTAGACTGAAAGCCTTTTTGCCCACTGGCACAAAGACCAAAAATCCCATATGACACAAGGTAGACACCCAGTGGCACCAAGACAGCTAGCCCTACTTATACATGGATGGGTAGTCCCTTTGGCACAGAATTGGACGACATCATTAGCACATAAATAGTGTCAGTGAGCATATGGATAGCTTGTTCCACTGGCACGTGGATAGATGGTCCGCTTGGCATCAAATCAGCTAGCCCCATGGGTACAAGGATGGGCAGCTCCATCAAGACAAGTGGCCCCATTGGCAAAATTTATCATGCAGCCAGCTGCCTGGggaaggcaaaacaaaaatagGCCTGGTCTCTGTGTTGCCCCCACCCAAAGGCAGAGTGAAGAAGGAAGGAACTAAGAAGGCTCTGACTCACAGCCCTCTTACTCCAGCCTACGGCTGCCAGGAAGCCTAAATCCTATCTTGCAGTCTAGCTGAGGGTAAACAAAGGGAAAGTGAGTTTGGCAGaatgccccccccaaaaaaagtgagaaattatGTAGAGAAGAAGCAGGAGATAGGCAGAGATAGGATTAGGAGCTGGGGTTCAGCGCCAGTCACTTACTTGAAGGCCTTGTAAATGGGCCGAAACCAGCAGACGTAGGAGCAGGGTGTGAAGAGGATGAGCCAGAGAAAGGCGAGGCCAAAGTTGGTGGCTCCCCCACCTCCGATCAGCCACGCGAGACAGCCCACCAGGTTCACGGCCAGCGTGACGCTATTCACTGCAGACCCAGGAGCCcatgcacacacagagacagacaccagacacacacacagatgcccAGGCCCATGCAGAAATACATGAGCGCACggacatggacacacacacataactcaaCACAGACCCGCAATCAAACACACGCAAACAGCACAAGCACAGagatgcagacacacacagacacacgtgcaAACCGCATTTATACAGATTCACACCCACAGTCCACGtcaatgaatacacacacacagatacatgagacacacatacacatacacacacagaggaaataaggctgtaagaaagaaaactggaggCCTGTCAGACcaacccctccccacacccattCCTAGGGATTTGAGAAATCTGGAGAACAGAGTATCCAGAGCAGGAACCCAGAGCCTCAGCCCAGCAAGCCCTGCTGAAGGGCCCCAAAGCCTCGGTGTGGTAGAAATGCTCTTCTCCTTATAAGAACAgcctcagcccctgccctcccagacCCACAGCAATCACCATGCCCAGGGCACAGGAAGACCATCTTCCATCTTCTCTTGCAAAGTAGGGCATGAAAAGAGGAAAGTAAAGGCCTTGAGGAAACATCTCTTCAAGCTACTGTACCATCTGCCCCACATTTAAATGgggcaggcagcaggggctgGGATCTCAGTCTTTGTTCAATTTCTTGGACAACTATCATGCCACCTCTTCCAAGAAGCCTTCTTTCACTACTGCAGCCTTATTCATCTCCCACAGACCTCCTTACTGACCTCCTGCAGGCTTGGGCTGCTCCCATGGTTCCCCAAGTACAAATCCCAGCCCATCAACCAAACTAGAAGCTCCCCAAGAGTGATACCTAGGCTCCCCCTCCTCTGTGCCCACATAAGCTAGCTGAACCTTGGACTCACAGTGTCACTGAGTCACAGCCAGCAGGAGCCGCAAGTCTCCTCACCTGATGCTGGCACTAACACACACCCAGGGTATCTGACTTAAGGGTGCTCCCTTCCTCCAACATTAGACTCAGTCCCTTTAAGGCCCCACAAAGACTTGCTGAATAAACAAAGGAAGGCGGGCTTAATCTTGGCCTCAAACAGCCAGGCATCTCTGGTCTTGGCTTCTGAATAGAACCCTCAAGCATCTCAAGGGTTATATACATTTCCTTGGGAGCAAAGCTTCTGGGAGGCACCTAGTGAGGACTTAGGAAGCTATTTATAGCCCTTAAATCCAGCTCCTGGATGAGATCTTCTCAGGGGCAGAGTTCCCAGAGCCCAGGGTCAGGTGAAGTACTCCCCAAGTCTGGCCCCACAATGCAGTCACCTGCATGGGTACACCCAACTCAGGGCTCCTCAAAACAAGGGTGAGCATTTCTTCCTGCGTGTTTCAGCCGTATTTCCTCCATCTCTGTTTATTGCCCCCCAATTTTCTAGAATCTTGGTGTTCTCCCTGATTTTATTTGCTCTTTACATAGAATAGACATTAACCTGTTCTTAGACTGGTTTATATCTCTCTTCTCAGTCCCACCTCTCTCCCGCACACTTGATCTACTGCTCCGGCTGTAATAACTCTACTCTTTGGAGCAAATATACATTGACTTGGCCACTCTCTCTCTAGCCATCAGCTTTTTTTCTATCTCCACTTCTCTCTTTGTCCAGCTTAGAATCATAATTTATCTCACTCATTTTCTTATTCCCTCCCCTGCCTTGTCTTCTGGTCACACTCACTCTGGATGAACACAATTCCCACCTACCTGTGCTGAATGTCGCTAGGGAAAAACTAGCCCCAAAGAGAAGCTTGGTAGGACTGTAAACTCATGGCAGCCAACCTCAGATGGACCCTGTGCATGACTGACCCAGATATCTTAGGGATCATGTTTCTTTGGATAGTGTCCTCACCCTCTGTCCACAAATGTGCCCTCATTCTAATCCCGCTCTCCACAAAGCTCCTATCCCCACTGTCCATCCTAtttggtggggaaaaaaatgggagcCATCAGAAGCAACCTCCTCACTCTATTCCCAATATCTACAGACCTACCTACACCTGCCCCATCCCTTCCTTCACTCATGTTACATGGGGAAAGATTCCTTCTCCACCCAAAAGCCAAGCTGGGACTTGACAATGAGTCTGTCCCTATATTCTTTCTACCATTTTATGAAGGACCTACCACAAAGACAACATTCTTCACCACCGTCCTGGCACAATCACTCATCTCCCCAGGTAAGCGCAGGCCTGACTCAAGGCAACATCACACGTGGCAGACCCTAGCTGTGGTCACCCTGCAGGTGTCTGGGATTTCTGGGGGCCATTGCCCAGCACAGGACAGCCAGCTTGCCTCCTTGCACATGCCTAAAAGGTACCTTTGACCAGGGCTGGGCACAGCCAAGCCCCATCCCCCTAGCATGACACCTTTCCCACCAACCTGCCACAGACGATTAGAAACGAGGGCCTTTAAACTCTTGACGTCAAAATCTTAGAACATTGGAACTCTGGACTTTTAACACTGAGCTACAGGAACCACAGCGATCACTGGGCCAATACCCTCTTTTCTACAAATAAGGATCCTGCTGCTTGGGAAGAGGAGGGACCAGCCAGCCCAGCTTGTTCCCATATGTCCTAACTCTGAGCTGAATGTGCTTCTTTTTGAGCAATTTtccaaagaaagcaagaaaaatgagGTTTTGAGGGAAGGATTCCTCTCCAAATTCAGAATCCTGAGGCAGTCACCAGAGGTTCCGGAAAACTACTCCagtgggaaggagaagggagaggaagaagagagggattAACACCGCAGACAGAGACCCCCACCTGGATGCTCTGTGCATGGGAGATAGGGAGAGCTGGGGAgctgagggaaactgaggcccaggagaggAGCCTGCAGGAGTCAGGCAGGGAAAGGCTTACTGGTCCACGCAGATGCTGCAACTGGAGCTGGAGGACACTGGGCCTGCGGGCACCCCTCCCCCACGATGTCCATCCCTaccagccctccctcctcctcctccccctcacaGCCCACCCCAACCCACAGCACTCACGCATCCAGAGGTAGTAGAGGCGCTTGGTCATGCTGAGATGCTGGGGAGGGATATCCGCCTCGAAGTCTTGGTAGAAACATGGCTTGAGTGGGATAAATTTGGGTAACGGTGGGAAGTTGTTCACTTTCTCTGTGGGCAAGGCACATCACATAGTATCACCTTGAGTGTTCCCTCCCCAACGATCCAATATAATGATTCTTTCCCTGGCCTGGGCTGCCCTCTTGGCCCCTGTGGCCACAGGACACTTTGCTATCCCCACCCAACCATCCCTGCCTCCTCGGGTCTCCCAAAGTAACCAAAGGTCCAGAGGCAGTGTCACTGtctctgaaaagaataaaaacaataaacGCTATCCTTCAGGGGTGCAGTACCCTCTTCAGTGTGGTGGGGGCCAGTTCTAGGCAGAGGAATCAGGATGGGTGAGTCTGGAGACGTGGGTTCCAGCCTCCACTCCAACGTTCATTCTCTTGGGTGAGTCACCACCCCTCTCCAGACCTCAGTTTACCCGGTGGGGTGGGGCTTGAACTAGATAATCCCTAAAGGTCCCTCCAGCTCTGAGCCTTTGGAAACTGGACAActcagaaaacagaatgaaaaggtcTTAGAAAATTAAGGAGTAATGGTGACAGAGGGGCCAGGGATTTGGCCACACATGCCACTCATCAGTCAGATGGGCAGTAGGACCAGGGCATCAGGATGCACCATCCCTGGTCCCCAAGGTCAGAGAAAACCTGGGGACaagagaacagaaagaatctGACCTGCAGAAATTAGGGAGCATAAAGGGACCAAGAAGAGGGCCAACCACCCGATGCTCACTGTCACGTCCTACTCACGTGGCCCACCCTCTCCTTACCCGCCATGATGGCGCCAGCCGGCCCCGTGGCCTGTCCAAGCCTCTTTGTCCTAaactggaaggaaagaaaagccagagaaGGATAAGAATCATGGCCCATGCAGCCCAGTCCCTTCCTCAGCCCCAGCAGGGCTGGAAACTCCTTGGGGCAGGACCTGTTTCACATTCCCACAGTGGAATGAACCCAAAGGAAGCAGCTCCCATCTCACAAAGCCACCATTCCACCAGCTACATCCTTCCAAGGACTCCTGCCCTTTGCCTCCAGGCAAAAAAACCCATCTTCAGAGGGTGAGAAAGAAAACTGGGAGGGTACCCCAGGCAGGGCAAGTCAAGTGACAGAGAAGGCCTGAGGGGACCCCTGAAAGAAGAAATTCTATTCTTGACCCTGAACACAGCAGAGCCCTGGCCTCAGTCACAGGCTgggctcccctcctcctgcctttgcCTTCGGTCACTTGTTCACGTCTTGAGCATGTACCatctgccaggcactggggagacaGCATGAATAAGACAGATGGTCCCTGCCCTTGGCATGAAGCAGTCAATAACCTCTGCAGTGAATAATATAAAAGGGAAGGATGGCTATGAAAACATGCACATGGTGGGgaggtacagctcagcggtagagtgcatgcttagcatacatgaggtcctgggttcaatccccagtatttccattaaaaaaaaaccaacaaaaaaacatGCACAGCAGATAGGTGACCTAACCAGGTCTGAGGAGTCATGGAAATTAAATGTAAGCCATAAAGGAGTCCTGAAGAACACAGGGGAGCTGCCTGAGGCAGGGCAGCCTTCTGGGCAGAGGAGAAAGCATGCACAGATCCTCATGCAGGAAGGAGCTTCACTTCTAAGCAAGGGAAAGAAAGCCACCGTGGCCAAAGCAGAGAGTGCATGGGAAAGAAgcaggggaggctggagaggtgaGGCAGGCAGGGTGTGATTCCTGAGGCACTGAGGAGGCAGGCTGGAAGGGGTCCCAAGGTGGATCtggggtgttgggggagggaggcatcATGAAGACTCTCTGCCAGCTTAAACCACTGAGTGGATGGTGGGGCTGTTTACTGAGAGCCCCATCATGGGAAGCACCCACGAGAAGAGGTGCAGGGCCCCACGGAAGAAAAAAAGCTGCATTACAGACGTACGAGCCTGAGGTGCGGTGAGACCCCCAGACAGGGCTGCCTTGTAGGCACTGGGAAAAATCTGGGTCAAGGGTTCAGCAGAAGGCTTGTGCTGAGACATGCATCAGGTAATTGCAGGCAAGTTAAGGCTAAGAAAGCGAATGAGATCATTTTGCTAGAACAGTAACTTTGGTATATAGATACATAGCTATAGCTatgataaaaaacagaaaatgatcaATGACCAAGCATTAAGGCAACGCAACATCTAAAAGCTGGGCAGAGATTTCTATAAAGTTTAAATCAGGCAAAACAAATCTAGGGTGCTCAAGTCAGGATAGTATTACCCTTAAGGGAGCACAAGCATCTGGGGTGCCGGTAATGGTCTGTTACTGGATCTGGGTGCTGGCTACATAGAGGTGTTGACTTTGTGAAAATTCCTCAAGCACATAATTACAATTTATGCACTTTCCTAtgtattatacttcaattaaaagtttgctttacaagaaaaataaaccctCCTAGGGTCCCAGTCAAATTCCTCTGGATCCAATTAAGTGTGGGCAATTATAACCTTTTGTGGTCCCTTTGTGATATGAAATCAAATACAGATATAAAAACATAACaacatctaccacaaatggaaaagACAGGCATGACAGAGACGTGCATGAAATGATTCTTTTACACAGGTGCGTTAATTGAAGCACTGGGGAAAAAAGGCAACACGCAGAATAGTTTATATAGTATGTTATCTTTCATAttgaaaaaaaaggaggggaggatatagctcagtggcagagcaagtgcctagcaagcacaaggtcctgggttcgatccgaagtacctccattaaacataagtaaataaataaaaacccaactgctttcccccaaaaaataaaataataacaaatatattgaaaaaaaggaggggagaggagaataaaaaaaattttttcttttatcctcagAATCCTACTTGGTTATTTACTGGTTATTTACTCACAAATAAGAAGCAACGGATACATGTTATTCAACATGACACTATTTTGCAATAGCCAAatgttggaaacaacctaagagCAACTGTTtgaataaactatggtacatcaTTCAATGGACTACTGTACagatgtaaaaaagaatgaagatgacGTCTATGAACCGCCATACTAAAAGCAAAGTACAAGCAAGTATAAACAGTATACTATTTTTATACCTTTatgtaaaaaaggagaaataagaacaGGTATCTAAGTTAGCTTGTTTTTGCAAAGGAAATACAGGAAGAGTCAAAAAGAAACTAATGAAATGGTCACATGACGGGAGGGCTAGGATGAGTAGTGAGGCATCTCTGGGGGAAGATTTTTACATACTTTTCACACACAATGTCTTACATATGCAAAAACTTACaccaggaagaaatgaaagtctaaaaatgcaataaacaaaaacaaatgaagctTATCTATACAGCAAACTGATAACACAATCACACAGGAAAAAGAACTGGCCAAGTAACTTGACCTCAGTACTCTGTGTTCTCTCAGGGGGACGTAtcacaagaacaaaaacaactgGAAAGAAATCTGAAATCTTACAGGTCTACTGGTACTACTGGTACTAGTGTGGTGATTCTGAAACTCTGTCATGTGTACTGTAGCAGACAACAGGCGAGTGAATGAGTGTATGTTGTTGGAACCTGGTTCTCAGTGTTAGATAGAATGTGGAATATGGGAAGGTAAGAAAGAGTCTCGTGATGTTGGATTTGAATTGGAggcatcagtatgaactcatgacTTTACAAAAACATACGGCTGGTCCCAAACCAGGTCAAGGAAACAGAACATTAGCCTAGAACATCTTGTGGTGCCAGAAACAAGCAGGAATTCAACTAATTGGAGAATGTCAAAAGGACACCAGTTTAAAGGGGCGACCACCAGCCAAATTTGGGACAATTAAGAGCATCAAAAATAATGACAGTAATATAACacactgtgtttaaaaaataatccgtGAATCCAAAGTGAtactcttgtttttatttttattttttttttcaataaatggtgtaaCTATCTAGTAAAGGAGTCACGTATAAATATTAAGTAATATTGGTAaagccatatttttaaaaaattaattaattttattatttttttttagggggaggtaattaggtttatttgtttatttacttatttatatggcggtactggggattgaacccaggacctcgcgcatgctaagcatgcactctactactgagctataccctcccctgatattcttatttttaaaaagagagggaggaaggaaggaagaaggaaaactctGCAGAAAAATGCTAGGTATAAATGTAGGAGTGACAGAATTAGAAAATCTCCTAATTTTGCAATCATGAATGTAATAGCTGATTCAGACAAAGATCTTCAATG is a window from the Camelus bactrianus isolate YW-2024 breed Bactrian camel chromosome 27, ASM4877302v1, whole genome shotgun sequence genome containing:
- the SCAMP5 gene encoding secretory carrier-associated membrane protein 5; translated protein: MAEKVNNFPPLPKFIPLKPCFYQDFEADIPPQHLSMTKRLYYLWMLNSVTLAVNLVGCLAWLIGGGGATNFGLAFLWLILFTPCSYVCWFRPIYKAFKTDSSFSFMAFFFTFMAQLVISIIQAVGIPGWGVCGWIATISFFGTNIGSAVVMLIPTVMFTVMAVFSFIALSMVHKFYRGSGGSFSKAQEEWTTGAWKNPHVQQAAQNAAMGAAQGAMNQPQTQYSATPNYTYSNEM